GGAGCGGGTTTTCAGAACACTGAAGAATTGCGCAAAGCAATTGAAGCTTTTGTTGCTGCATATGGACCTACAGCAAGACCATTTGCATGGCGCAAGAGGGAAGTCAAAGGTAGACAGCTTAGAAATACTATCGTAAACTTATGCAATTAAGTACTAGCTATCAGCTAAAGTGAGCTTCGCCCACAACCCAATAACAACTTGTTTTTTATTGCAGTTTCAAACCCGTAAGGTACTAATATGTCGATTTACGGAAGGGTTATTCTGTAGATCCCTCATTTCGTCTCATCCTGAATCCCTTTCCCCCCACTGTTCATGGAAAATACCTTCCCGGTCGATTCTTCGAAAAGCGTGAGCGCCGAAAAAATCCCGCTGGGCCTGGATGAGGCTGGAGGGG
This is a stretch of genomic DNA from Atribacteraceae bacterium. It encodes these proteins:
- a CDS encoding IS630 family transposase; translation: GAGFQNTEELRKAIEAFVAAYGPTARPFAWRKREVKGRQLRNTIVNLCN